Part of the Toxotes jaculatrix isolate fToxJac2 chromosome 8, fToxJac2.pri, whole genome shotgun sequence genome is shown below.
GTGCTGATGATGAGGATAACTGGCTGCCTGACAAGCTGCTCGCATAGGTGTCACCTCTTGATGACACCTCAGACCCTCTGTGTTGGTACATCTGTCTTGGGAAACCACCTGTTCATTAGAAAATAGCACCTGACATTATTATTCAATTCAAAGGCTTGCATGTATGAAAACGTCTGAATATTATTGCCATTTACTTGAGCACTCCTCAAGCATTTCTCCATTGTCCACTCCTAACTCTCCCTGGTCATCACAACCGGCCACTTTCACCAACCCTCCAGCCTCAGAGGCCACctgaggagaaggaggcaggTCATCACTAATGAAGTCACAAACACAACCCCTCGaccacgcccacacacacattcacaaacaaacCTGATTACGTAgctcttcctgttttctttgcagCTCTGCAAACCTCCTTTCCCATGATGCTCTCTCACAGGCAATCCTAGTCTTGAGTGACAGGATCTCTTTCTCAGTTTTGGTCAGTCTTTTATGAAGGGCAGTTGTGCGGTCAGGGCTACCAGGTATGGCTGCAATCCCTTTACTTTCAAAACCtgacaaacaaagtcaaataaaGTCATGGCATCATATCTTTACTGGCACATGTGCTGATGATATGTAGATTTACAGTAGGATGCAGATAGACCTATGCCATTACAGCTTGTTGTTGGTTTACAGTTTTAATCCATAATaccagttcattttcatttgaaaatttaaaatgcatcagCCACTCAGAATAGAATAAAACCACTTCAATAAAGTCTTTTTAACCGAAAGTAAAGATTTTATTAGCCAGTTTTattgcagatttgtttttttatccttACCCACAAGTTGTTTCATCTGTTGGCTTGTCTCCTCTGTAATGTGTTGTTCCCTCGGCAAGAATTTGATTGCGTTGTATGGGCAAATCTGCTAGGTAAATAAACACGACTTACTGTATGTTCACTGTACAGATCAACTCTTATCAAAACTTGTTATCAATGAGATACTCAAATTTCAATACAAATGACAAATTTCCGAGAACATACACTCACCCAGAGGAACCTGCAGGTGCACAGTATCCCCTTGAATGTCCATATAAACACAGTCCAAAGGATATAAGCCATCATGTTGAAGCATGTTCACCCCCCATTGTGGTATTCTGACTGGAGAATGAATGGAAGCTCTTGGTGTGAAGTAGTatatctgaaatgaaaatggatcTTTACATTTAATTGTATTCATGATCATGGTTTTTACTACACTGTGATCTGATGAGCCCAGAGGATCAGGTGTAGGCTGCTAAAGAAAATAGGCTATGCCATCTGTGGGTGGATGCTGTCAAGCTGTGACCTCGTACACATACaagcaacaaataaacataaatatcaATGGAAGTTTACTATCGGAAAATGAGAGCTGGGCACTGACCTTTGCCAGAAGCTCAACTGTAGCTTGGGAGGAAACAATCCCATGTGAGGTCATAAGGAAATTTTGACTCCCTTTTCTGCTCAATGGGACTAGTCCAAAGCAAATGCTAATGTGGTGCACAGAGCTCACTGACCTGTTGCTACGCACCAAGTCTGGGTGAACAGTGCTGCTGACGACTGCTGGGTAGGTAAATCTTTTCTAATCTTCTTAGTCATGTAGTTACACAGTCCAGTTGCATCCAGGCAGCTTAATTTGGTCTACTGAGCCTCAGCTATAAACAATGTGAATAAGACTCCACATGCAGTGCAACTGTTAACCCTGTTGGAGGAAGGAGGAATCGGTGTTAGCATCCATCTGTTATGTCTGTCTCTTAACACATTCAGTTGCAAGAGCTGAGCAAGAATTGAGCAAATGTCAGGCCTAATATTTGCATTtgctttgtttgcatttgttaaTAAATACCTACAAAAACTACATTTGTTTTGAACTGAAACCATGGCAATGAAATTAAAGTGTTCACACACTATTTAATCCAAACCTAACAGCTAATTAAACCTTCATTAAATCTTTAGTGTTTAGCACATACATACTTATAATTTTTGGGGATGTGGTAGAAGAATTTTGAACACTGTAACAGTCCATTTTGCTTTTGCATTATACATTTAAACTTATAAAAGTGAAGATGGCTGCAGTGCAAGCCTAACAGCGCATCACCAGTGAAGAGGTGTCTCCTACTAACTTTTTCTCTTCCAAGGAAGagctgaaacataaaaaaagaatctCTCACTGTCCTAATATGTATGGTCTGCATCATATTTACAATAAAGGACCCTTATTTACCTAAGTTTTACTACTGTGAATATCAAAAGTTCTGAGTTAAACCAACCTTCTTGACTCGATTTGTCTGATTTCATGTACAGAAATTAGCGTACGTTACTTTTCTCTGGAAGGTGCTGGTCGAAACAGCACTGAAGAGGTGTTTGTTCAGCCAAAACCACTGCATCCTGGATCTCATTCTTAGGAAATCAAGTATGAAAAGGGGCAGCATTTTTCCCTGTTGATTATTCTATTAATTATACAGTACAAGAGTGTTTGGTTTCAAAGTAAACCTGGACATTCAAGTGAAATGTGAGACCACGGGTTGTATCTACATCACTAATTACTGAGTGTTATGTATATCTGTGGTCTGAACACTCACGTCTCATCTTAAATCATGTCATGTCCTTAATCATGTCCTTATACACGCAATGTGTACATTGCGTGTATAAGGACAGTAAAGCTAGATTAAGCTAAATTCCCACTTTCAGACAATAACAATGTTGTCTCAGTCACCTAATTTTCTTACAGTCTCTCATTTGACTATGGGTTTGTGGCATCTTGGCATTAGATATTTTTGGAATGCAAATGATTGGGATATTTACATGGAGTTATATCTGGAGTTGAATTGGTGTTACAGCCTAATTTGGAATTTTTTAAATAACCCCCAAACTCCTGCACATCTTTAGCAGTGTAAAGATAGTGCTTATAACTATCCATACACTGTAGATacatttcatgtgtttcttGCAGCTACAATGAAAAAAGGGCTTCTGTCACTTGAATTGTGCAAGTACCTTTTGTGTCTTACCCAAGAATTCTACGTTCTTTAGGCCACAAAGAGGTAATTGTATTCTGTGGGGGCTTTATGGCTGGCAGAAAGCAGGGGTCTGATTTCACTTTGTGTTGAACAGAAACCAGGAGGTTCCCTATACAATCAGTTCACAGGGCACTGAAATCTCACCTGTACTCTAATAGGCTTAATCCACTGAGTTATTTTAGTAAATCTTTAATTGCTGAGTGCACTGTTTTAGTTATTTGTCATCAATGCAACCTAACACTGCAACACATTGAAATTTAATATCGTCTTTTATGTTAAATTGGCACACAGGAAAAGGATATTAAAAGATATTTTGATTGCTGAGGTTAGGAAAGGTAGTTAAATCAACCATTTACCTCTTAATGTAGCACAGTCTTGCTAAATATTAGATTTTTTGCCCTTCATTAGCATGTTTAAATTAATACGATTGATACGATCTGCCTTGGGTTGCTATTCAACCCAGATTCAGGTAAAGACCAAAATTCAAATCCAGTCATAATTGGATACTTATGAAACAAGTACTttccatttttacatttcttgtAAAAATGACCTGATCAGtgttaaaataaacttttttttttttcagggatcATTACCACATCTATTCCAGGACATCTTTAGATCCACCCAGCAACAGGAGGTcttttgtctcctcctctcacacTAGTATAGCTGTACAGGTGAGAGCTTCCACTTGTTCCATTGCCACCACAGTTCTGGCAGCAGGAAGTGAAGGGGGAGgtgacagagagcagcagagaaagggAAAGCCAGACTTCAACTACAGCTGACAAAAAACCTTGCAGAGTGCACCGCAGGTAAGTGGACTTTAAATCACTGATTTTAAAGGATGAATTTTATACAGCTAAATAAAGCTTTGATAGTTGTGTGTAGGAAACCACAAGGTGATGCACGTCAACAAAACTGTTACCATTGTAGCCAGTGAATGATACAGCAGGGGAATTTTGTGGAAACTGTTGTGCTTTGACATTTCTGTTGCAAacaattattttgaaaaaataatataaataatgaatTTGTCTGTTTAAAATATGATTTAGACTATTTGAGAGTCAATCCAAgaatttcttctgttttttcaaaTATCATTTGCCttgtttttcccccctctgaTAACCTGTAATTGTATTACTCCATTTTTCGGtataaaaaacaatgaatttaaTTATGTCCATACAAAGAATGCATTTTGGCTTATTATAAAAATTGTCAGGTTTTCTGTTTGTAGCATCTCCTCGCGAAACAGACACCATTTATTCACTTTACAGTCAGAAAAATAGTCTCTTGTAAAGATAATGCCTTTTCTAAAGCTGATAAATTTTCATGGCAGGTGATACTCTTGATTGTaccatttgttttcactttaactCCTTGAAGTCAATCTTGCATGCCTCACTTATACAACAtggtgaaaatgtaaattgGAATTTGTATGTCTGGAGGACCACAAGAGAGGGTGATATATAAAGTGAGGATGTGGCACCTCTTGATGCACTATGCATCAAACTGAAGATCCTTTAGAAATCTAAACTTCACTTTTTCCAATTAAACCCAGCATTTTGACATGGAAGCCAAAATGGCTTGTGTTGTCACTCAGTTTCCAGGGTGCAGAGCCCTTAGGAGGCCGTGCTGGGATCcaag
Proteins encoded:
- the LOC121185548 gene encoding uncharacterized protein LOC121185548 is translated as MMAYILWTVFIWTFKGILCTCRFLWICPYNAIKFLPREQHITEETSQQMKQLVGFESKGIAAIPGSPDRTTALHKRLTKTEKEILSLKTRIACERASWERRFAELQRKQEELRNQVASEAGGLVKVAGCDDQGELGVDNGEMLEECSSGFPRQMYQHRGSEVSSRGDTYASSLSGSQLSSSSALSSRSASSLSSATRSCEIMEDIPRASSGFCPPLTHGPAARSSG